A single window of Candidatus Flexicrinis affinis DNA harbors:
- a CDS encoding SCP2 sterol-binding domain-containing protein, translating into MTDLSSVFEEMVARFKPDKAMGVDAVIQFDFSGENGGMYWVKVADGTVVAGEGAAENPKITIKSSAETWLDVATGKSPVINAFMMGKLKVQGDMGLAIKMQSMFAL; encoded by the coding sequence ATGACTGACTTGTCATCCGTGTTTGAGGAGATGGTTGCGCGCTTCAAGCCTGATAAGGCAATGGGTGTGGACGCCGTCATCCAGTTTGATTTTAGTGGCGAGAACGGCGGCATGTACTGGGTTAAGGTGGCCGATGGAACGGTTGTCGCCGGTGAAGGCGCCGCCGAGAATCCCAAGATCACGATCAAGTCGTCGGCCGAGACATGGCTCGACGTCGCAACTGGCAAAAGCCCGGTCATCAATGCCTTTATGATGGGCAAGCTGAAGGTTCAAGGCGACATGGGCTTGGCCATCAAGATGCAGAGCATGTTCGCGCTCTAG
- a CDS encoding GAF domain-containing protein: MIDSTIVTIVLDGVVLALTFSFALLLIWHNLNKRHIALLVTLLGLVVAWNLGSIVTKLAGQFALNSTMVSAAAVVHDAGFAASSVAFYAFAASLTGTRAAPLLRAALLGIGAVVVSRLVFSPLVLVESGQATSQLSPLPMLLFFAYSVLGVYQLFANRRKLTSPTILSGAALFVAGQGLAFANPALGIVAISTNLCSGGLLLMTIGVIRREIIRPLAEREQQIAALHSLSKEIAGQPQLDEVLGQIALQATNWIGGDAAGVFLRDEDHLYLAATHNLPSSYHGLKMSIDNGVCGQAVRSEKAQLVENYGRDWRFEPDLPLAEQTFGSFAAVPLTYQGSVAGVLFVVSGHQGRMFRSDDVFRLELLAPQAAVAIAYSALLDKQRRLLRQIEANSAQLESLLLSTENPVIAVDRRLKVLFANPAALSLLDVEQGTDASDIRIPAQYFPPSLEAMARDLQLFKVHEYEIGLDSVTFQCHVARLGKTRHEGWVAVMHDVSRLKELDRMKGEMIRMVSHDLKNPLMGAMLNVDLLRTREDSALNESLDALDRQLDRMDRIIRGVLDLERIRTGRLQRLPHEIYPIAAKVIQDLDRTRLDRDVSITNAVDRTLILDVDGEQFERALSNLIENAIKFSEKGSSVTVSSEVREAGRQVAIHVIDTGIGIPADIQSHVFDRFFRGRQRGFEHVSGSGLGLALVKAIMELHGGTVALKSVEGQGSCFTLLFTVSEGVRQVASQGETGRALGPPETHD, from the coding sequence ATGATTGACTCCACGATCGTCACAATTGTCCTTGACGGCGTGGTGCTTGCACTCACTTTTTCATTCGCACTGCTCCTGATTTGGCACAACCTGAACAAGCGTCATATCGCACTACTGGTGACGCTGCTTGGCTTGGTAGTTGCATGGAATCTCGGTTCCATCGTCACCAAGCTGGCCGGCCAGTTCGCCTTAAACAGCACGATGGTGTCGGCCGCCGCAGTGGTACATGATGCGGGGTTTGCTGCGTCAAGTGTGGCGTTCTACGCCTTCGCCGCGTCGCTCACCGGTACACGCGCGGCGCCGCTGCTCCGCGCTGCTTTGCTCGGCATTGGCGCGGTTGTTGTTTCAAGACTGGTGTTCTCTCCGCTGGTTCTGGTCGAATCCGGCCAGGCCACGTCGCAGCTCTCGCCCCTGCCCATGCTGCTGTTCTTCGCTTACAGCGTTTTAGGCGTGTATCAGCTGTTCGCGAACCGGCGCAAACTGACCTCGCCGACCATATTGAGCGGCGCTGCGCTGTTTGTTGCCGGTCAGGGCTTGGCATTCGCGAATCCGGCGCTTGGAATCGTCGCGATCTCGACGAATCTGTGCTCTGGCGGCCTTCTCCTGATGACGATCGGAGTCATCCGGCGCGAGATCATTCGCCCTCTTGCCGAGCGCGAGCAGCAGATTGCGGCGCTTCACAGCTTGAGCAAGGAGATCGCCGGTCAGCCGCAGCTCGACGAGGTCCTCGGACAAATCGCACTCCAAGCGACAAATTGGATAGGCGGTGATGCTGCGGGTGTCTTCCTGCGCGATGAAGACCATCTGTACCTTGCGGCAACACACAACTTGCCGTCGTCGTATCACGGTTTGAAGATGTCGATCGACAACGGTGTATGCGGGCAAGCCGTTCGGTCGGAGAAGGCGCAACTTGTCGAGAACTACGGTCGAGACTGGCGCTTTGAGCCCGATTTGCCGCTAGCTGAGCAGACTTTCGGTTCATTTGCGGCCGTGCCGCTGACGTATCAGGGCTCGGTTGCCGGTGTGTTGTTCGTCGTATCCGGTCATCAGGGACGCATGTTTCGCTCGGACGACGTATTTCGACTCGAATTGCTCGCGCCGCAGGCCGCCGTGGCAATCGCATACAGCGCCCTTCTCGACAAGCAGCGCCGATTGCTGCGCCAGATCGAAGCCAACAGCGCCCAGCTCGAGTCGCTCCTGTTGAGCACAGAGAATCCGGTAATTGCAGTCGATCGGCGGTTGAAGGTACTGTTTGCAAACCCTGCGGCACTCAGCCTGCTCGATGTCGAACAGGGCACCGATGCGAGTGACATTCGAATTCCGGCGCAGTACTTTCCGCCATCGCTTGAGGCAATGGCGCGCGATTTGCAGCTCTTCAAGGTTCACGAGTACGAAATCGGCCTCGATTCGGTTACTTTTCAGTGCCATGTGGCGCGGCTCGGCAAGACACGGCATGAAGGCTGGGTCGCTGTAATGCACGACGTGAGCCGCCTCAAGGAACTCGACCGGATGAAGGGCGAGATGATTCGGATGGTCAGCCATGATCTGAAGAATCCGCTGATGGGCGCGATGTTGAATGTCGACCTGTTGCGGACTCGCGAGGACTCGGCGCTCAACGAGTCACTGGACGCACTCGATCGTCAACTCGATCGAATGGATCGCATCATTCGCGGCGTTCTGGATCTTGAACGGATCCGCACAGGCCGGCTGCAGCGGCTACCACACGAGATCTATCCGATTGCAGCGAAGGTCATTCAGGATCTTGACCGGACACGGCTCGACCGGGATGTATCGATCACGAACGCGGTTGATCGGACGTTGATCCTCGATGTTGACGGCGAGCAGTTCGAGCGAGCACTTTCCAATCTCATCGAAAACGCGATCAAGTTCTCGGAGAAAGGCAGCAGCGTTACTGTTTCGAGCGAGGTCCGTGAGGCCGGCAGGCAGGTTGCGATCCATGTGATAGACACTGGAATCGGGATACCGGCCGACATCCAAAGTCACGTCTTCGACCGATTCTTTCGCGGCAGACAGCGCGGATTCGAGCACGTCAGCGGCAGCGGCCTTGGGCTTGCGCTGGTCAAAGCCATTATGGAACTGCATGGCGGCACAGTCGCGCTGAAGAGTGTGGAAGGGCAGGGGAGTTGTTTTACACTGCTATTTACAGTGTCGGAGGGCGTGCGACAGGTCGCTTCACAGGGGGAGACGGGGCGGGCGCTTGGCCCGCCCGAAACACACGACTAG
- a CDS encoding response regulator transcription factor → MKVLIVDDELVIGEALSTRLRNDHFEVQTRYNGLDALKTYELWGPDLVVLDIVMPGELSGLDVCRRIRDSSDVPIMLMSAQAITEEDIVEGLQAGADEYLVKPVRLNEFSARVQALLRRASPASADYDDGYLSVDPQRRHVRVQGRRVHLTPTEFKLLIVLLENAGRVVHQRDLLEQVWGHEYIDDKYYPRVYISQLRRKIEPDAGNPRYILTEHRIGYRFEKHLPK, encoded by the coding sequence ATGAAGGTCTTAATTGTTGACGACGAGTTGGTGATTGGCGAAGCGCTTTCCACTCGGCTGCGGAACGATCACTTCGAAGTCCAGACGCGGTACAACGGTCTGGATGCGTTGAAAACCTATGAACTGTGGGGACCCGACCTTGTCGTGCTGGATATAGTCATGCCGGGAGAGCTTAGCGGCCTCGATGTATGCCGCCGAATCCGCGATTCATCAGACGTACCCATCATGTTGATGTCCGCGCAGGCGATTACCGAAGAGGATATTGTCGAAGGCTTGCAGGCTGGTGCCGACGAGTATCTGGTCAAACCGGTGCGATTGAACGAGTTTTCGGCCCGCGTTCAAGCCCTCCTAAGGCGCGCATCGCCAGCATCTGCCGATTATGATGACGGATACCTCAGCGTGGATCCGCAGCGGAGGCACGTGCGTGTTCAGGGAAGGCGCGTCCACTTGACGCCCACCGAATTTAAGCTGCTGATCGTCCTGCTCGAAAACGCCGGGCGTGTGGTCCACCAGCGCGATCTGCTTGAACAGGTTTGGGGGCACGAATATATCGACGACAAGTATTATCCGCGCGTCTATATCAGCCAACTGCGCCGCAAGATCGAACCAGACGCCGGAAACCCGCGTTATATCCTGACCGAACACCGCATCGGTTATCGGTTCGAGAAGCATCTGCCCAAGTAG
- a CDS encoding PD40 domain-containing protein, translating to MRAYLRILTIACLLSLGASVGAQSTTERPETGTIAYVGVDHNIYVLQPGGEQQPTALTSDASSIRRYVFPTWSTDDRLAFFCCDITFSDDFVLQAFVASSDLTAAKLLYEADNEGYTYAYWSPGACSEGVDCRDLAILITRFSDTFKVELIRQSDGTVSARTAGTGAPFYFSWNGDGHRMLWHRNNRQVSVFDTTSEAEASDLLVVPNGFQAPVWAPTGDRAALVLAERSGQTNALVVIDGSDRTVLVRGIPQAVRGFPNTVAMSWSPDGRYLAYRAVNRLGASAVLVVDVEAAELVASSEDLNVLAFFWAPDSERIAYITPGTRGEPSAGGGVVTRVQGEPTPAFTWSILDVVSDSKTDLVSFVPTSNMLYFLAYFDQYSQSHRIWSPDGRYLTYAERVENAPSLISVLDTQSDPPVVWSPGHGDFSTWSFN from the coding sequence ATGCGCGCATACCTACGCATTCTAACCATTGCATGCTTGCTGTCACTCGGTGCTTCGGTTGGCGCACAGAGTACGACCGAGCGGCCCGAGACGGGCACGATCGCATACGTCGGCGTGGATCACAATATCTACGTCTTGCAGCCCGGCGGGGAGCAGCAGCCAACCGCACTGACGTCAGACGCGTCAAGCATTCGACGCTACGTTTTCCCGACGTGGTCCACTGACGACCGCCTTGCGTTCTTCTGCTGCGACATCACATTCTCAGATGACTTCGTTTTGCAGGCGTTTGTTGCGTCGTCTGACCTGACCGCCGCAAAGCTCTTGTATGAAGCTGACAATGAGGGTTACACCTACGCCTACTGGTCACCCGGAGCTTGCAGCGAAGGAGTCGACTGCCGTGATCTCGCTATCCTCATTACGCGCTTCAGCGACACGTTCAAGGTCGAGCTGATCCGGCAGTCTGATGGGACCGTATCTGCCCGTACGGCAGGTACCGGCGCGCCGTTCTATTTCAGTTGGAATGGCGACGGCCACCGCATGTTGTGGCATCGGAACAATCGCCAGGTATCCGTATTTGACACCACATCCGAAGCAGAGGCGAGCGATCTGCTCGTCGTGCCTAACGGATTTCAGGCACCGGTCTGGGCGCCAACCGGCGATAGGGCGGCCCTAGTTCTCGCTGAAAGGTCCGGACAGACGAATGCCTTGGTCGTAATCGACGGAAGCGACCGGACCGTTCTGGTGCGGGGAATACCTCAGGCCGTCCGCGGGTTTCCCAACACTGTAGCGATGAGTTGGTCCCCTGACGGGAGATACCTCGCTTATCGGGCCGTGAACCGCCTCGGAGCCAGTGCGGTCCTCGTAGTGGATGTGGAAGCGGCCGAACTCGTCGCCAGTTCTGAAGATCTCAACGTCCTTGCCTTCTTCTGGGCACCAGACAGCGAGCGAATCGCCTACATCACACCGGGAACGCGCGGAGAACCAAGCGCCGGCGGTGGGGTTGTCACGCGTGTTCAAGGCGAACCAACCCCCGCGTTCACGTGGTCGATCCTCGACGTTGTGAGCGACAGCAAGACTGACCTTGTGTCATTCGTACCGACCTCCAATATGTTGTACTTCCTCGCCTATTTCGATCAGTACTCGCAGAGCCACAGAATTTGGTCGCCTGACGGAAGGTATCTGACTTATGCCGAGCGGGTTGAAAACGCACCGTCGCTGATCTCCGTCCTTGACACGCAGTCGGACCCTCCAGTAGTTTGGAGCCCGGGGCACGGTGACTTCTCGACTTGGAGCTTCAATTAG
- a CDS encoding LysM peptidoglycan-binding domain-containing protein: MKRVVFGLIVLLAAACTGAPESRVVFVTATPSTVPPQDATADVQSPIATADTADTVDTAATLTSGGLEFAESSQDTRIHTVVAGETLFAIAQQYETTMDTLVELNQLENPNLLFVGQELRVPGGPTLVTPSVLLLPSGSLVRGPTSPRQSVELTSRFAGYFAGLVEPVEERTATGDRTTRSLTAAQIVDRVAVETSVDPRVLLAFLEYRAGWITQSNPANVREPLVDIEESLPVNRTGLYRQVSWLANELNRGYYQHKYGDLSILELEGGIRLLIDPSLNSETVAILRALSLDRPAADWLADVSLSGWRATYTTLFGEPQSAGEVVWAQPGPLALPFARGETWLFTGGPHGGWGSGSAWSALDFAPPDESRDSLCFISEFPARAAADGVIAYRDAGTLILDLDGDGDERTGWNLLYLHLTTDSMPPLGMRVATGDALGYPSCEGGVSTATHLHIARRFNGEWVPADCSACTGGSAFSLVLGGWESTGLFGQEYQGRLVRGTDERVAEQTRTDPINRVTHE, encoded by the coding sequence TTGAAACGCGTTGTATTCGGACTGATCGTCCTTCTCGCTGCGGCCTGCACAGGTGCGCCGGAGTCACGTGTTGTCTTTGTCACGGCGACACCGAGCACTGTTCCCCCGCAAGACGCAACGGCTGATGTTCAATCTCCTATTGCGACGGCCGATACGGCCGATACTGTGGACACTGCGGCTACCCTGACGAGCGGTGGGCTTGAATTCGCGGAGAGTTCGCAGGACACACGCATCCACACCGTCGTCGCAGGGGAAACGTTGTTTGCCATCGCGCAACAGTACGAAACGACAATGGACACTCTCGTCGAGCTGAACCAGTTGGAGAACCCCAATCTGCTCTTTGTCGGACAGGAGCTGCGCGTTCCCGGCGGGCCGACCCTCGTAACGCCATCGGTCCTGCTGCTGCCTTCCGGCAGCCTGGTGCGCGGACCAACCAGCCCACGTCAATCGGTCGAGCTGACCTCACGGTTTGCCGGTTACTTCGCTGGCCTCGTGGAACCGGTCGAGGAGCGCACGGCGACCGGAGACCGCACGACACGTTCGCTTACGGCTGCGCAGATTGTCGACCGCGTGGCTGTCGAAACCAGCGTCGATCCGCGCGTGCTGCTGGCATTCCTAGAGTATCGGGCAGGTTGGATTACACAATCGAACCCGGCCAACGTGCGTGAACCTCTCGTCGATATCGAAGAGTCGCTTCCCGTCAATCGCACCGGTCTCTACCGTCAGGTCTCCTGGCTGGCCAACGAGCTGAACCGCGGCTACTACCAGCACAAGTACGGCGACCTGTCGATTCTCGAGCTAGAGGGAGGCATCCGCCTCCTGATCGATCCAAGCCTGAATTCCGAGACCGTGGCAATCCTACGCGCGCTGTCGCTGGACCGGCCCGCCGCCGACTGGTTGGCTGACGTCAGCCTGTCGGGTTGGCGAGCAACGTACACGACGCTCTTCGGTGAACCGCAGTCGGCAGGTGAGGTTGTATGGGCACAACCCGGACCGCTCGCTTTGCCGTTTGCGCGCGGGGAGACATGGTTGTTCACCGGCGGCCCGCATGGCGGGTGGGGATCAGGCAGCGCGTGGTCTGCGCTGGACTTCGCGCCGCCTGACGAATCGCGCGACAGCCTGTGCTTCATCTCCGAATTTCCGGCCCGCGCTGCGGCAGACGGAGTAATCGCGTATCGCGATGCGGGAACGCTGATACTAGATCTCGACGGCGACGGAGACGAACGTACGGGATGGAACTTGCTTTATCTACACTTAACAACGGACAGTATGCCGCCACTCGGAATGCGTGTTGCGACTGGAGATGCACTCGGCTATCCCTCGTGCGAGGGTGGCGTGTCAACGGCGACGCATCTTCACATCGCGCGCCGATTCAACGGCGAGTGGGTCCCTGCCGACTGTTCCGCATGTACCGGCGGATCCGCCTTCAGCCTGGTCCTGGGCGGCTGGGAAAGCACGGGCCTATTTGGCCAGGAGTATCAGGGCCGGCTTGTCCGTGGTACGGATGAGCGCGTGGCAGAGCAGACACGTACCGATCCGATCAATAGGGTTACACATGAATAA
- a CDS encoding GAF domain-containing protein, which produces MSTVRNAARGLLVLLTILAAAVIAGIVSTARLNEPSDVQRTILYGVLILFAYAIPVQLKSLRLSAGHVFVLVGLLSASSSGVDAMIVAAAVSTFLGTVLHLTLMQRRGVNALRDWPKLVAPFAGVVLSAYSFVTVFRQVAGVVPSAPVSAYPAENFGALVLSMLAFLAVYSGAYLLLRLDTLRPGEVLIRELPPIVVVLALPLPLAVLGGEIASKLGTTAELVFAYGAMLIVIALSGLGRAEQKLRDDLEVQQSLAVQNTVLMADQDSQISQMSLLNEVVATLSGTLSPDTLVDHIISCASVLTGATGYAVYLNWNDQYLLARAVGLSDVEFEAISVPLMSLQVDDSDRFDAHPLVVPDIARDPRAEMLRSVGVHRKQRSLIEFPLVAGGAVLGVLALYFTHTIDPNDRRLEILRAFTTQAAQSLYNARQYVEANEAFQRNAERLMTLAVLSRSLSSSVDVGSMCEQVLDEVLSATGAETGLLVLLDDIASTPQIGATRGIEDDQTQFASVIAALRQIDPASGAFVIRRDMHTVGMPPFLTQESNSLLIVPMVQASFLFGVIWLEHSSPSGFGAEDIRFVEQISNQAVIALENGRLFQRREADRERLARLLDTMVEGIMMIDRQGDVVLANPRMSIVGLASEDLLHANFLELLEVDGLLFAERVGFASREEAVAFVLHMDTYSEQHEATTYNVSLPSGSQRAVERRIVPVSSSDSASIGLMLVFYDRTAQQELERSREELTNMIIHDLRSPLTAVTTSQRLLYEMIPKDSPYWSVVESATGISRRAVKKILNRVDSLLDIAKMQSGGMLVERSSIDFGEIARSVIEELAPLAKELDIEVELIGDGNIPNINVDSDKIERVMLNFIDNALKYSPKHSLVSIHCFPHEPDNGFVRIEVRDQGLGIPEDYKSRLFDGFVQVEGRRSARGGVGLGLTFAKLTIEAHGGRVWIEDNPGGGSIFAFTLPTAPAQQRTTVSEQ; this is translated from the coding sequence GTGTCGACAGTTCGAAATGCAGCGCGCGGGCTGCTGGTTCTACTCACAATTCTCGCCGCAGCCGTCATTGCAGGCATAGTGAGTACAGCACGCCTGAATGAGCCTAGCGACGTTCAGCGCACAATTCTGTACGGCGTTCTCATACTGTTCGCGTATGCGATACCGGTTCAGCTGAAGTCACTACGGCTGAGTGCCGGGCACGTGTTCGTGCTTGTTGGACTGCTGAGCGCAAGTTCCAGCGGCGTCGACGCCATGATTGTCGCCGCAGCCGTGTCCACATTCCTTGGCACGGTTCTGCATCTGACCCTCATGCAGCGGCGCGGCGTTAACGCCCTGCGAGACTGGCCCAAGCTGGTGGCCCCATTCGCTGGCGTCGTGCTGAGCGCATACTCCTTTGTCACAGTATTTCGTCAGGTCGCCGGCGTCGTGCCGTCGGCGCCTGTCAGCGCTTACCCGGCCGAGAACTTTGGTGCACTCGTTCTGTCGATGCTCGCCTTTCTGGCCGTTTACTCCGGCGCGTATCTGCTACTCAGGCTCGATACGCTGCGGCCGGGTGAGGTTCTGATTCGCGAATTGCCGCCGATCGTGGTTGTTTTGGCGCTTCCGCTTCCGTTAGCCGTGCTTGGGGGTGAGATCGCTTCAAAACTCGGGACAACGGCCGAACTCGTATTCGCTTACGGCGCAATGCTCATCGTGATTGCCCTTAGCGGGCTTGGGCGGGCAGAGCAGAAGTTGCGCGACGACCTCGAAGTCCAGCAGTCGCTAGCCGTGCAGAATACGGTGCTGATGGCCGATCAAGATTCTCAGATCAGCCAAATGTCGTTGCTCAACGAAGTCGTGGCCACGCTCAGCGGCACGCTGTCCCCGGACACGCTGGTGGACCACATTATCTCGTGCGCCTCCGTGCTGACTGGCGCAACCGGCTACGCCGTCTATCTGAACTGGAATGACCAGTATCTGCTGGCGCGGGCTGTCGGCCTCTCCGACGTTGAGTTCGAAGCCATCTCCGTGCCGTTGATGTCTCTACAAGTGGACGATAGCGACCGCTTCGACGCACACCCTCTGGTCGTCCCCGACATCGCCAGAGATCCACGGGCCGAGATGCTGCGGAGTGTTGGAGTTCATCGCAAGCAGCGATCGCTGATCGAGTTTCCGCTGGTGGCAGGCGGCGCAGTTCTCGGCGTACTCGCGCTGTACTTCACGCACACGATCGACCCAAATGACCGGCGGCTCGAGATTCTCCGGGCGTTTACGACACAGGCGGCACAGTCGTTGTACAACGCGAGGCAGTACGTAGAGGCCAATGAAGCCTTCCAGCGCAACGCCGAACGCCTCATGACTCTGGCCGTGCTGAGCCGTTCGCTTTCGTCATCGGTAGATGTTGGGAGCATGTGCGAGCAGGTGCTCGACGAGGTCCTGTCGGCGACAGGCGCAGAGACCGGTTTACTCGTGCTGCTGGACGATATCGCCTCGACCCCTCAAATCGGTGCGACACGTGGCATCGAAGACGACCAGACGCAGTTTGCCAGCGTTATCGCAGCGCTGCGGCAGATCGACCCGGCTAGCGGCGCGTTTGTGATCCGGCGGGACATGCATACGGTTGGCATGCCGCCGTTTCTCACACAAGAATCCAATTCGCTGCTGATTGTGCCTATGGTGCAGGCAAGTTTCTTGTTCGGCGTCATCTGGTTGGAACACAGCTCGCCCAGCGGGTTCGGTGCAGAGGACATCCGGTTTGTCGAACAGATCAGCAACCAGGCCGTAATTGCGCTTGAGAACGGTCGCTTGTTCCAGCGGCGTGAGGCCGATCGCGAACGGCTCGCGCGCCTGCTGGATACCATGGTCGAGGGCATCATGATGATCGATCGGCAAGGGGATGTCGTCTTGGCGAATCCCCGAATGTCGATCGTTGGGCTGGCTTCCGAGGATCTGCTCCACGCCAATTTCCTTGAGCTGCTTGAAGTCGATGGACTGCTGTTTGCCGAGCGCGTAGGTTTCGCGTCACGCGAGGAAGCGGTGGCGTTTGTGCTGCACATGGACACCTACTCGGAACAGCATGAAGCCACGACGTACAACGTCTCCCTTCCCAGCGGCTCGCAGCGTGCGGTTGAGCGTCGCATCGTACCTGTAAGCAGCTCCGACAGCGCATCAATCGGCCTAATGTTGGTGTTTTACGACCGAACGGCCCAGCAAGAACTCGAGCGGTCACGGGAAGAACTCACCAACATGATCATCCACGACCTGAGAAGCCCATTGACGGCCGTGACCACAAGCCAACGCCTGCTCTACGAGATGATCCCGAAGGATAGCCCTTACTGGTCGGTCGTGGAGTCTGCGACCGGGATTAGCCGGAGAGCGGTGAAGAAAATCCTTAACCGGGTGGACTCGCTGCTTGATATCGCAAAGATGCAAAGCGGTGGCATGCTCGTGGAGCGCAGCAGTATCGATTTCGGTGAGATTGCGCGCTCGGTTATTGAGGAACTCGCGCCTCTAGCGAAGGAGCTAGACATCGAGGTCGAACTCATCGGGGACGGGAACATTCCCAATATCAATGTCGATTCCGACAAGATCGAGCGTGTGATGCTCAACTTCATCGACAATGCACTCAAATACAGCCCGAAACACTCGCTGGTCTCGATCCACTGTTTCCCGCATGAGCCAGATAATGGCTTCGTGCGCATTGAGGTGCGCGATCAGGGGCTTGGCATCCCGGAGGACTACAAGTCACGCCTGTTTGACGGCTTTGTGCAGGTGGAAGGCCGGCGCAGCGCTCGAGGCGGCGTTGGCCTCGGCCTAACGTTTGCCAAATTGACCATCGAGGCTCACGGCGGGCGTGTATGGATCGAGGACAATCCGGGTGGGGGCAGCATCTTTGCGTTTACGCTGCCGACCGCGCCCGCACAACAACGCACGACGGTATCCGAACAGTGA